The sequence below is a genomic window from Rickettsia prowazekii str. Breinl.
ATCCGTCCTAAATCATAAGCAATAAGATGCATAAAACCCATATGGTTAATACCTAAGTCTTTTGCTCTATCTTGGACGTTGCTATTGAATAAATTTAAAGTACTGGTAAAGCTAATATCGATATTTTCAGAGTAATCAACATCAATACGATTATCACCTATTAAAATAGCTTTTTTATCTAAATTATATTTACGAATACTATCTGCTAGCAGGTTTAAATTTTTTGGATCATCGGATAAATAAATAACTGGTTTTGTTGTATCGCTCCGTTCATTTATAATATCCGCATTGTTTGAAATATTTCTTACAGCTTTTTCTATAGCTTCAGGATTATCCTCATAAAATTCAGTGTGTGATAATGATGAATTTTTTTGAATTAATATATTTTGCATTACTTGACTAATGGTTTGTGAATACTTTCCTTGAGGTAATAATGCCATAAAATCTTTATGGTGGTCACCATAATAATTGATTATGCGTATAAGTTGTTTCAAGGGAGCATGACCAAATACAAATAGCTTATCTTCTGCAAGCGCAGGATTATTTGACATAGTTATTATAATAATATCATTAGCTTTTGCTTTTTCAGTGATTAAAGACGTAAAGTTAGAATATAGAGGACCAAGGATAATCTTGGTTTTACGGGCTACTATTTTATCCATAGCAGCTAAAACATTTTGCTCATCTGAGCCGTCATAAGACGTAACATGTATATAAGATTTTACTGCATCGTTAAGTCCCATTTTAATAAGATCTTTATATTGTTTACCTACAACAGCATCAGGCCCTTGATTTGGCATTAAAATTGCTATCTCAATTTCTTTTTGTTCTTTTTTATGAATAGTAATCTCACCTTCATTATGGATTTGACAGGACGTTAAATATAACAAACTAAAAAATGATAGAAATATTAATAGTTTATGTTTTATATTAGCCATAAAATTACTTTTTGAAAAAAATTATGATTTTAAAATCTGGATTATATATTGTTTCAACACCGATAGGTAACTTTGAAGATATAACACTTCGTGCTATCTCAACTTTAAAAAATTCAGATATTATCTTATGCGAGGATACTAGAATATCACAAAAATTGCTAGCAAAACATTATATTCATACTAAATTACAAATTTATAATGATCATAGTGATTATAAAGATAGGGAATATATTATAAGTCTTA
It includes:
- a CDS encoding penicillin-binding protein activator, with amino-acid sequence MANIKHKLLIFLSFFSLLYLTSCQIHNEGEITIHKKEQKEIEIAILMPNQGPDAVVGKQYKDLIKMGLNDAVKSYIHVTSYDGSDEQNVLAAMDKIVARKTKIILGPLYSNFTSLITEKAKANDIIIITMSNNPALAEDKLFVFGHAPLKQLIRIINYYGDHHKDFMALLPQGKYSQTISQVMQNILIQKNSSLSHTEFYEDNPEAIEKAVRNISNNADIINERSDTTKPVIYLSDDPKNLNLLADSIRKYNLDKKAILIGDNRIDVDYSENIDISFTSTLNLFNSNVQDRAKDLGINHMGFMHLIAYDLGRMTANYIGNEFVSEIFLNRMHSRQPYIGLSGNIHFIDGVAQRRYDIIRKENGVYFTITED